A window from Pseudomonas sp. Tri1 encodes these proteins:
- a CDS encoding Crp/Fnr family transcriptional regulator, translating into MSSHPWHAHLMAGHWYSHLPVELQNSLLGLSRVRRLPPGHRLFQRGDPPCGMYAVLEGAVRIGAVNEQGKEALLSVVEAPHWFGEICLFDGQPRTHDAVVAGQCTLLHVPQAPLLAFLQEQPIYWRHLALLMSHKLRLTFINLEHLSLMPAPARLAHRLLLIAEGYGEIEPARRLLQLPQEQLALMLSLSRQTTNQILKDLQAQGILHLGYGEIEILDIERLRALTAI; encoded by the coding sequence ATGAGTTCGCATCCCTGGCACGCGCACCTGATGGCTGGGCACTGGTACAGCCATTTGCCTGTTGAGTTACAGAATAGTCTGCTGGGGCTGTCGCGGGTGCGCCGCCTGCCGCCGGGGCATCGGCTGTTTCAGCGCGGTGATCCGCCTTGCGGGATGTACGCCGTGCTGGAGGGTGCGGTGCGGATCGGCGCGGTGAACGAGCAGGGCAAGGAAGCGCTGTTGAGCGTGGTGGAAGCCCCCCACTGGTTCGGCGAAATCTGCCTGTTCGATGGCCAGCCGCGGACCCATGACGCGGTCGTGGCAGGCCAATGTACGCTGCTGCACGTGCCCCAGGCGCCATTGCTGGCATTCCTGCAAGAACAACCGATCTACTGGCGGCATCTGGCGTTGCTGATGAGCCACAAACTGCGCCTGACCTTCATCAACCTCGAACACCTGAGCCTGATGCCCGCCCCGGCGCGCCTGGCCCACCGCCTGTTGCTGATCGCCGAAGGCTACGGCGAAATCGAACCGGCGCGCCGGCTCTTGCAACTGCCCCAGGAACAACTGGCGTTGATGCTCTCGCTGTCGCGCCAGACCACCAACCAGATCCTCAAGGACCTGCAGGCCCAAGGCATTCTCCACCTGGGTTATGGCGAGATCGAAATCCTCGACATCGAGCGGTTGCGGGCGTTGACTGCGATCTGA
- a CDS encoding GMC family oxidoreductase, which produces MSTEQAEVVIVGAGLAGSIIAYQLGMAGVDVLVLESGPEIPANRTQYLERFYTATLKTPESPYPPVSTLDTPRDPTRENAPRATIADLILGWNKPEVSYLVQKGPLPFNSTYERVGGGTTWHWVGTCLRMVPNDFRLKSKYGVGVDWPIGYDDLQSAYCRAEAEIGVSANVADQAYLGMTFPEGYSFPMHSIPLSLVDGSFVSAVTGQTFDGLPLVVSPTPAGRNSQPYAGRRVCAGNTNCTPICPIQAKYDATVTMNKALATGKVRVMYRTVASKVTVGPDKNINGIEFIQYQLGEGPKTGNGVAIGQRYVIAAHAIETPKLLLNSKSPAWPKGVANSSGQVGRSLSDHPIYLAWGLMPEGKTVFPYRGPVSTAGIESLRDGAFRSQRAAWRIEIGNEGWNWPVGDPYVTVADFIDGANTSRTNPLPSKETPPPPTQALYGTALIKKLNELFIRQFRIGFLVEQVEDHPDQSDSYIVPSTDNYTDGLGILRPEIHYNLSDYTKEGFRQAKILASHIIKDLLGAVELTAPIGKGTFNYKGDDYSFQGAGHLMGTYRMGDDPTKSVVDKYQRSWDHKNLFLVGDGVFPSTGTSNPSLTIAALSFQAGDTVANDLKAVTMQVQANKAWQGTGVQVNGLVPRLVRYVSGLWCASPQGGNVDGNGGSRHIDYASYALPGAAEGALIGRVGDSGTPFLVGDLAQVPASEQGELQLCINDDLTGQYGSGLKDNTGALTIRVEFGAL; this is translated from the coding sequence ATGAGTACCGAACAAGCAGAGGTGGTCATCGTTGGTGCAGGACTGGCCGGCAGCATCATCGCTTATCAGTTGGGCATGGCCGGCGTGGATGTACTGGTGCTCGAATCGGGCCCGGAGATCCCGGCCAATCGTACGCAATATCTGGAGCGCTTCTACACCGCCACCCTGAAAACCCCGGAATCGCCTTATCCTCCGGTATCGACCCTGGATACGCCGCGTGATCCGACCAGGGAAAACGCCCCGCGGGCAACCATCGCCGATCTGATCCTGGGTTGGAACAAACCAGAGGTCAGTTACTTGGTGCAGAAAGGCCCGTTGCCCTTCAACAGCACCTATGAACGGGTGGGCGGCGGGACGACCTGGCATTGGGTCGGGACGTGCCTGCGCATGGTGCCGAACGATTTTCGCCTGAAGAGCAAGTACGGCGTTGGGGTGGACTGGCCGATCGGCTACGACGATCTGCAAAGTGCCTATTGCCGGGCCGAGGCGGAAATCGGTGTGTCGGCCAATGTCGCCGACCAGGCTTATCTGGGCATGACCTTTCCCGAAGGTTATTCCTTCCCGATGCACAGCATTCCACTGTCGCTGGTTGACGGCAGTTTTGTCAGCGCTGTGACCGGGCAGACGTTCGACGGTTTGCCGCTGGTGGTCAGCCCGACCCCGGCGGGGCGCAATTCCCAGCCCTACGCCGGGCGGCGGGTGTGTGCCGGCAATACCAACTGCACGCCGATCTGCCCGATCCAGGCCAAGTACGACGCGACCGTGACCATGAACAAGGCTTTGGCCACCGGTAAGGTCCGGGTCATGTACCGGACCGTGGCCAGCAAAGTGACTGTGGGCCCGGACAAGAACATCAATGGCATCGAATTCATTCAATATCAGCTTGGCGAGGGGCCCAAGACAGGAAACGGCGTGGCCATCGGGCAGCGTTATGTGATCGCCGCCCATGCCATCGAAACCCCTAAATTATTACTCAACTCCAAGAGCCCGGCCTGGCCCAAAGGTGTGGCCAACAGTAGCGGGCAGGTGGGCCGCAGTCTGTCCGACCATCCGATCTACCTGGCGTGGGGGCTGATGCCGGAAGGCAAGACAGTTTTCCCGTACCGTGGCCCGGTGTCCACCGCCGGTATCGAGAGCCTGCGTGACGGTGCCTTTCGCAGCCAGCGAGCGGCATGGCGCATTGAAATCGGCAACGAGGGCTGGAACTGGCCGGTTGGCGATCCTTACGTCACCGTAGCCGATTTTATCGACGGGGCGAACACAAGCCGCACCAACCCATTGCCATCGAAAGAGACTCCGCCGCCACCCACTCAAGCGCTTTACGGCACGGCACTGATCAAAAAACTCAACGAGCTGTTCATTCGCCAGTTTCGGATCGGCTTCCTGGTGGAACAGGTGGAGGACCATCCCGACCAGTCCGACAGCTACATCGTGCCCTCGACGGATAACTACACGGACGGGCTCGGCATTCTTCGGCCGGAAATCCACTACAACCTTTCCGATTACACCAAGGAAGGTTTCAGACAGGCGAAGATATTGGCGAGCCACATCATCAAGGACCTGCTCGGTGCCGTGGAGCTGACGGCCCCCATTGGCAAAGGGACGTTCAACTACAAAGGCGACGATTACAGCTTCCAGGGCGCCGGGCACCTGATGGGGACCTATCGCATGGGCGACGACCCCACCAAATCGGTGGTGGACAAATACCAGCGCAGTTGGGACCACAAGAACCTGTTCCTGGTGGGCGATGGCGTCTTCCCCAGCACCGGCACCTCGAACCCGAGCCTGACGATTGCGGCGCTGTCGTTCCAGGCCGGCGACACTGTGGCCAATGACCTGAAGGCGGTGACAATGCAGGTCCAGGCCAATAAAGCCTGGCAAGGCACCGGTGTGCAGGTCAACGGGCTGGTGCCGCGCCTGGTGCGCTACGTCAGCGGGTTATGGTGTGCCAGTCCGCAAGGCGGCAACGTCGATGGAAACGGCGGTTCGCGGCACATCGACTACGCCAGCTATGCGTTGCCCGGTGCGGCCGAAGGCGCTTTGATCGGTCGTGTGGGCGACAGTGGGACGCCGTTCCTGGTTGGCGATCTGGCGCAGGTTCCTGCCAGCGAGCAAGGGGAGTTGCAACTGTGCATCAACGATGACCTGACCGGGCAATACGGGTCTGGCTTGAAAGATAACACCGGCGCGCTGACGATACGGGTCGAGTTTGGTGCGCTGTAA
- a CDS encoding sulfate ABC transporter ATP-binding protein translates to MSIEVRNVSKNFHAFKALDNISLDIQSGELVALLGPSGCGKTTLLRIIAGLETPDQGNIVFHGEDVSGHDVRDRNVGFVFQHYALFRHMTVFDNVAFGLRMKPKNQRPNESQIATKVHELLNMVQLDWLADRYPEQLSGGQRQRIALARALAVEPKVLLLDEPFGALDAKVRKELRRWLARLHEDINLTSVFVTHDQEEAMEVADRIVVMNKGVIEQIGSPGDVYENPASDFVYHFLGDSNRLHLGEDRHVLFRPHEVSLSRSELEDHHAAEVRDIRPLGATTRVTLKVEGQSELIEAEVVKDHDSLVGLAKGETLFFKPKVWQKVANL, encoded by the coding sequence ATGTCGATCGAAGTCCGTAACGTCAGCAAGAATTTCCACGCCTTCAAGGCCCTGGACAACATCAGCCTGGACATCCAGAGCGGCGAGCTGGTGGCGTTGCTGGGCCCGTCGGGCTGCGGCAAGACCACTCTGCTGCGGATCATCGCCGGCCTCGAAACCCCGGACCAGGGCAACATCGTGTTCCACGGCGAGGACGTTTCCGGCCACGACGTGCGTGATCGCAACGTCGGCTTTGTGTTCCAGCACTACGCCCTGTTCCGCCACATGACGGTGTTCGACAACGTCGCCTTCGGCTTGCGCATGAAGCCCAAGAACCAGCGCCCGAACGAAAGCCAGATCGCGACCAAGGTCCACGAGTTGTTGAACATGGTGCAACTGGACTGGCTCGCCGACCGTTACCCCGAGCAGCTTTCCGGCGGCCAGCGCCAGCGCATTGCCCTGGCCCGCGCATTGGCGGTGGAGCCCAAGGTATTGTTGCTGGACGAACCCTTCGGTGCCCTCGACGCCAAGGTCCGCAAGGAATTGCGCCGCTGGTTGGCGCGGTTGCACGAGGACATCAACCTGACTTCCGTGTTCGTGACCCACGACCAGGAAGAAGCCATGGAAGTCGCCGACCGGATCGTGGTGATGAACAAGGGAGTGATCGAGCAGATCGGCTCACCGGGCGACGTCTACGAAAACCCGGCCAGCGACTTTGTCTATCACTTCCTCGGCGACTCGAACCGCCTGCACTTGGGCGAGGATCGGCATGTGCTGTTCCGCCCCCATGAAGTCTCGCTGTCGCGTTCTGAGCTGGAAGATCACCACGCCGCCGAAGTGCGCGACATCCGCCCATTGGGTGCGACGACCCGAGTGACCTTGAAGGTGGAAGGCCAGAGCGAGCTGATCGAAGCTGAAGTGGTGAAGGATCACGACAGCCTGGTGGGCCTGGCGAAGGGCGAGACGCTGTTCTTCAAGCCGAAGGTCTGGCAGAAAGTCGCCAACCTCTAA
- the cysW gene encoding sulfate ABC transporter permease subunit CysW, with protein sequence MSQSSISAASTNAARRGSATSRGVLIGLGWLIFALFLLLPLFIVVSQGLKLGLGAFFTAIFEPDALSALKLTVIAVLISVPLNLVFGVSAAWCVSKYSFRGKSMLVTLIDLPFSVSPVIAGLVYVLMFGAQGLFGPWLSDHDIQIVFALPGIVLATIFVTVPFVARELIPLMQEQGTQEEEAARLLGANGWQMFWHITVPNIKWGLIYGVVLCTARAMGEFGAVSVVSGHIRGVTNTLPLHVEILYNEYNHVAAFAVASLLLILALLILLLKQWSENRINRLRASAAEE encoded by the coding sequence ATGTCCCAATCGTCTATTTCCGCGGCCTCCACCAACGCCGCTCGCCGTGGCAGTGCAACTTCGCGGGGCGTCCTGATCGGCCTCGGCTGGCTGATTTTTGCGCTGTTCCTGCTGCTACCGCTGTTCATCGTGGTGTCCCAGGGCCTGAAACTCGGCCTGGGGGCGTTCTTTACCGCAATCTTCGAGCCCGACGCGCTGTCGGCGTTGAAGCTCACGGTGATAGCCGTGCTGATCTCGGTGCCGTTGAATCTGGTGTTCGGTGTCAGCGCCGCGTGGTGCGTGAGCAAATATTCATTCCGTGGCAAGAGCATGCTGGTGACCCTGATCGACCTGCCGTTCTCGGTGTCGCCAGTGATCGCCGGCCTGGTCTATGTGCTGATGTTCGGCGCCCAGGGCCTGTTCGGGCCGTGGCTGTCGGATCACGACATCCAGATCGTCTTCGCGCTGCCGGGCATCGTGCTGGCAACGATTTTCGTCACCGTGCCGTTCGTGGCCCGGGAGCTGATCCCGCTGATGCAGGAGCAGGGCACTCAGGAAGAAGAGGCCGCGCGCCTGTTGGGGGCCAATGGCTGGCAGATGTTCTGGCATATCACCGTGCCGAACATCAAGTGGGGGCTGATCTATGGCGTGGTGCTGTGTACCGCTCGGGCCATGGGTGAATTCGGGGCGGTGTCGGTGGTGTCCGGGCACATTCGCGGGGTGACCAACACCTTGCCGCTGCACGTCGAGATCCTCTACAACGAATACAACCACGTGGCCGCGTTCGCTGTGGCGAGCCTGTTGCTGATCCTGGCGCTCTTGATCCTGCTGCTCAAGCAGTGGAGCGAAAACCGAATCAACCGCCTGCGCGCCAGCGCCGCGGAGGAATAA
- a CDS encoding sorbitol dehydrogenase — protein MSSDLENFVGLSSVLTGISTERLAPEIDQVGLPPLFLEFITPRITPDVLSALLTQYANLAGDNQSPDQIAQAVLMDGALPAGTQTAKAARSIMKLWLLGVWYQPYDAASFKKDEQTVVSDQAYINGWAWKAAQAHPMGYSEMFFGYWNTTPPSLEDYTGVPANAQQGASS, from the coding sequence ATGAGCAGTGATCTGGAAAATTTCGTAGGTCTTTCATCGGTCCTGACCGGTATTTCCACTGAGCGACTGGCGCCGGAGATCGACCAGGTGGGTTTGCCGCCGCTGTTTCTTGAATTCATCACGCCAAGAATCACGCCTGATGTGCTCAGTGCATTGCTGACCCAATACGCCAACCTGGCGGGGGATAATCAATCCCCGGATCAGATCGCCCAAGCGGTGTTGATGGACGGAGCGCTGCCGGCCGGCACACAGACCGCCAAGGCCGCGCGTTCGATCATGAAGCTGTGGTTGTTGGGCGTTTGGTACCAACCCTATGACGCGGCGAGTTTCAAAAAGGATGAGCAGACCGTGGTGTCCGACCAGGCCTATATCAATGGCTGGGCCTGGAAAGCCGCCCAGGCTCATCCCATGGGCTACAGCGAGATGTTCTTTGGCTACTGGAACACGACGCCGCCCAGCCTTGAGGATTACACCGGGGTACCCGCCAACGCGCAGCAAGGAGCTTCGTCATGA
- a CDS encoding Mpo1-like protein, whose translation MKSLVDHLSQYAAYHRDPRNIASHFIGIPLIFVAVAVLLSRPGWQVGALLVSPALLVAVASAWFYLRLELRLGVLMTVLLGLAVWLGQMLAAQSTSVWLGCGLGMFVVGWVIQFVGHYYEGRKPAFVDDLTGLIVGPLFVVVEAGFLLGLRGELKRAIEERVGPVALRNQRSAA comes from the coding sequence ATGAAAAGCCTCGTCGATCATCTCAGTCAATACGCCGCCTATCACCGTGATCCACGCAACATCGCCAGCCACTTCATTGGCATTCCGTTGATTTTCGTCGCCGTCGCCGTGTTGTTGTCACGGCCAGGCTGGCAGGTGGGTGCGCTCCTGGTGTCGCCGGCGCTGCTGGTAGCGGTGGCCAGTGCCTGGTTCTATCTGCGCCTGGAGTTGCGCCTGGGGGTGTTGATGACGGTGCTACTGGGCCTGGCAGTATGGCTGGGCCAGATGCTCGCCGCGCAAAGCACCTCGGTGTGGCTGGGCTGTGGCCTGGGGATGTTCGTGGTGGGTTGGGTGATCCAGTTTGTCGGTCACTATTACGAAGGCCGCAAACCGGCGTTTGTCGATGACCTCACCGGGCTGATTGTCGGGCCGTTGTTCGTGGTGGTTGAAGCGGGTTTCCTGCTGGGGCTTCGCGGCGAACTGAAGCGAGCCATTGAAGAACGTGTCGGGCCAGTGGCGTTGCGCAACCAGCGTTCGGCCGCCTGA
- the cysT gene encoding sulfate ABC transporter permease subunit CysT: MSRRISPVIPGFGLTLGYTLVYLSLIVLIPLAAMFVHAAQLTWEQFWAIISAPRVLAALKLSFGTALYAAIINGVIGTLLAWVLVRYTFPGRKIIDAMIDLPFALPTAVAGIALTALYAPTGLVGQFATDLGFKIAYTPLGITLALTFVTLPFVVRTVQPVLADIPREVEEAAACLGAKPWQVFRHILVPALLPAWLTGFALAFARGVGEYGSVIFIAGNMPMKTEILPLLIMVKLDQYDYTGATSIGVLMLVVSFVLLLLINLLQRRIETP; encoded by the coding sequence ATGTCGCGTCGCATATCCCCCGTCATACCCGGCTTCGGGCTGACGCTGGGCTACACCCTGGTGTACCTCAGTCTGATTGTGCTCATACCGCTGGCGGCGATGTTCGTGCATGCCGCTCAACTCACCTGGGAACAGTTCTGGGCGATCATCTCGGCGCCGCGGGTGCTGGCTGCCTTGAAGCTCAGTTTCGGCACCGCGCTGTACGCCGCGATCATCAATGGCGTGATCGGTACGCTGTTGGCCTGGGTGCTGGTGCGCTACACCTTCCCCGGTCGCAAGATCATCGACGCGATGATCGACCTGCCGTTTGCCCTGCCCACCGCCGTGGCCGGTATTGCGCTGACGGCGTTGTATGCGCCGACCGGCCTGGTCGGCCAGTTCGCCACCGACCTGGGATTCAAGATCGCCTATACACCGCTGGGTATTACCTTGGCGTTGACCTTCGTGACGCTACCCTTCGTGGTGCGCACGGTGCAGCCGGTGCTGGCCGATATTCCCCGTGAAGTCGAAGAGGCCGCCGCTTGCCTCGGCGCCAAGCCGTGGCAGGTGTTCCGCCACATCCTTGTGCCGGCGCTGTTGCCGGCCTGGTTGACCGGCTTCGCCCTGGCGTTTGCCCGTGGTGTGGGCGAGTACGGCTCGGTGATTTTCATCGCCGGCAACATGCCGATGAAAACCGAGATCCTGCCGCTGCTGATCATGGTCAAGCTCGACCAATACGACTACACCGGCGCCACCTCCATTGGCGTGCTGATGCTGGTGGTGTCCTTCGTCCTGTTGCTGCTGATCAACCTGTTGCAACGGCGCATCGAAACCCCATAA
- the desA gene encoding delta-9 fatty acid desaturase DesA, protein MWYEGFLGLSPWSLVAVTLLMTHVTIIGVTVYLHRYSAHRSLELNAGLKHFFRFWLWLTTAQNTREWTAIHRKHHAKCETIDDPHSPVIKGLSTVLRKGAELYRAEAENPETLRIYGKNCPEDWIERNLYSRFPLLGVAIMGGIDLLLFGTIGITIWAIQMMWIPVWAAGVVNGLGHAVGYRNFECRDAATNLVPWGILIGGEELHNNHHTYPNSAKLSVRKWEFDLGWAWIKVFSFLRLAKVQRVAPIAHRVEGKGHLDMDTAMAILNNRFQIMAQYRRLVIAPLVKQELEKVDHSVRHQFHRAKRLLSRETSLLDDRHHVRIQNMLEHSQALKVIYEKRLALQQIWVKTSSNGHDMLAAIKEWVHEAEASGIQSLRDFADQLKTYSLRPATA, encoded by the coding sequence ATGTGGTACGAAGGTTTTCTTGGCTTGTCGCCTTGGTCACTGGTGGCAGTCACCCTGCTGATGACCCATGTCACGATCATCGGCGTCACGGTGTACTTGCACCGTTATTCGGCCCATCGCTCCCTTGAGCTCAATGCCGGCCTCAAACACTTCTTCCGCTTCTGGCTGTGGCTGACCACGGCACAGAACACCCGTGAGTGGACTGCCATCCACCGCAAGCACCACGCCAAATGCGAAACCATTGACGACCCCCACAGCCCGGTCATCAAGGGCTTGTCCACTGTGCTGCGCAAAGGCGCCGAGTTGTATCGCGCCGAGGCGGAAAATCCGGAAACCTTGCGCATCTACGGCAAGAACTGCCCTGAGGATTGGATCGAGCGCAACCTCTACAGCCGCTTCCCACTGTTGGGCGTGGCGATCATGGGGGGCATCGACCTGCTGCTGTTCGGCACCATCGGCATCACCATCTGGGCCATCCAGATGATGTGGATTCCAGTCTGGGCCGCCGGCGTGGTCAATGGCCTGGGCCATGCCGTGGGCTACCGCAACTTCGAATGCCGCGACGCGGCGACCAACCTGGTGCCCTGGGGCATCCTGATCGGTGGCGAAGAACTGCACAATAACCACCACACCTACCCCAACTCGGCCAAGCTGTCGGTACGCAAATGGGAGTTTGACCTGGGCTGGGCCTGGATCAAGGTGTTCAGTTTCCTGCGCCTGGCCAAGGTCCAGCGGGTCGCGCCAATCGCACACCGAGTCGAAGGCAAGGGTCACCTGGACATGGACACCGCCATGGCGATCCTCAATAACCGTTTCCAGATCATGGCCCAGTACCGCCGGCTGGTCATCGCGCCGCTGGTCAAACAGGAACTGGAGAAGGTCGATCACTCGGTGCGCCATCAGTTCCACCGAGCCAAACGCCTGCTGTCGCGGGAGACCAGCCTGCTGGATGACCGTCACCACGTTCGCATCCAGAACATGCTGGAACACAGCCAGGCGCTGAAGGTGATCTACGAAAAACGCCTGGCGTTGCAGCAGATCTGGGTCAAGACCAGCAGCAACGGCCATGACATGCTCGCCGCCATCAAGGAATGGGTCCACGAAGCCGAGGCCAGTGGCATCCAGTCCCTGCGGGACTTCGCCGACCAGCTCAAGACCTACTCGCTGCGACCGGCTACAGCCTGA
- a CDS encoding sulfate ABC transporter substrate-binding protein, giving the protein MSSIRRYALAALASAVFAGSAVAKDYELLNVSYDPTRELYQDYNAEFASFWKKAHPDDNVKIQQSHGGSGKQGRAVIDGLRADVVTLALAGDIDEIAKLGKSLPVDWQTRLPDASTPYTSTIVFLVRKGNPKGIKDWGDLIKNDVSVITPNPKTSGGARWNFLAAWAYGLKANGGDEAKAKEYVQALFKHVPVLDTGARGSTITFVNNGQGDVLLAWENEAFLALKEDGGADKFDIVVPSLSILAEPPVAVVDKNAEKKGNLEIAQAYLKHLYSPAGQEIAAKNFYRPRDKDVAAKYSRQFPKLDLVTIDKDFDGWKTAQPKFFNDGGVFDQIYQAQ; this is encoded by the coding sequence ATGTCGTCAATTCGCCGTTATGCCTTGGCCGCCCTGGCCAGTGCTGTTTTTGCAGGTTCCGCGGTTGCCAAGGATTACGAGTTGCTCAACGTGTCCTACGACCCGACCCGCGAGCTGTATCAGGATTACAACGCCGAATTCGCCAGTTTCTGGAAGAAGGCGCACCCGGACGATAACGTGAAGATCCAACAGTCCCATGGCGGCTCGGGCAAACAAGGTCGGGCGGTGATCGATGGTCTGCGGGCCGACGTAGTGACCCTGGCCCTGGCCGGTGACATCGACGAAATCGCCAAGCTGGGCAAGTCCCTGCCGGTGGACTGGCAAACACGCCTGCCGGACGCCAGCACACCGTACACCTCGACCATCGTGTTCCTGGTGCGTAAGGGCAATCCCAAGGGCATCAAGGACTGGGGCGATCTGATCAAGAATGACGTGTCGGTCATCACCCCGAACCCGAAGACCTCCGGCGGTGCTCGCTGGAACTTCCTCGCGGCGTGGGCCTATGGCCTCAAGGCCAACGGTGGTGACGAAGCCAAGGCCAAGGAATATGTGCAAGCGCTGTTCAAGCATGTGCCGGTCCTCGACACCGGCGCCCGTGGTTCGACCATTACCTTCGTCAACAATGGTCAGGGTGATGTGTTGCTGGCCTGGGAAAACGAAGCGTTCCTGGCGTTGAAAGAAGACGGCGGCGCGGACAAGTTCGACATTGTCGTGCCGTCGCTGTCGATCCTCGCCGAACCGCCAGTGGCGGTGGTGGACAAGAATGCCGAGAAAAAGGGCAACCTTGAGATCGCCCAAGCCTACCTCAAGCACCTGTACAGCCCGGCCGGCCAGGAAATCGCCGCGAAGAACTTCTATCGTCCACGTGACAAAGACGTGGCCGCCAAGTACTCCCGGCAGTTCCCGAAACTGGACCTGGTAACCATCGACAAGGACTTCGATGGCTGGAAAACGGCCCAGCCGAAATTCTTCAATGATGGCGGCGTGTTCGACCAGATCTACCAGGCGCAGTAA
- a CDS encoding cytochrome C, protein MEVSRHGPFGCALLSVLLGSSASAAPSLSPQIPFDVTVTKPVSLPSLQANFDDLSWQTFIALNWPALDNGDPNTGTSIGKQDGATVWESWKESYQIFRAKGQAPLPWNAPATLPEACKSLKPGRLLQQMGKVPDVLDEFIQPFESGPLVDQNGTYTRNEIVVNQSMFNGIVDNGLYSIEGQQKFFAANPTNTVAFSCGANETKQVGALMVKASWKVLGPNDNRQDFHTVDALVYTPGNSDPSHGPIVEESCVSEPVGLVGLHMVHKTTSAAQWVWSTFEHVKNVPEKTTPVAQRTGPYLFYNAASKSDINQPPPRPWNPAVKATPSQIVREVPLTEATKTLNATYQALLRTVNPQSVWANYQLISTQWPSAPQPNCQISAANPLGSPAPLFLANATLETYIQGTVPQASSSCMACHGNAATHVTESPRTSFADFTYLLERAQSTAGQGVKHEQ, encoded by the coding sequence ATGGAAGTCAGTCGGCATGGCCCGTTTGGCTGTGCATTGTTAAGTGTCTTGCTGGGCTCCTCTGCCAGCGCCGCCCCCTCGTTGTCACCGCAGATACCCTTCGATGTCACGGTTACCAAACCGGTTTCCCTGCCCAGCCTGCAAGCCAATTTCGATGACCTGTCATGGCAGACGTTCATTGCCTTGAACTGGCCGGCGCTGGACAACGGCGATCCCAATACCGGCACCTCCATCGGCAAGCAGGATGGCGCTACGGTGTGGGAAAGCTGGAAAGAGAGTTACCAGATCTTCCGGGCCAAGGGCCAGGCACCGCTGCCCTGGAATGCCCCGGCGACCCTGCCCGAGGCTTGCAAGTCGCTCAAGCCCGGTCGCCTCTTGCAGCAGATGGGCAAGGTTCCCGATGTCCTGGATGAGTTTATCCAGCCCTTCGAGAGCGGCCCGTTGGTGGATCAGAACGGCACCTACACGCGCAACGAAATCGTGGTCAATCAATCGATGTTCAACGGGATCGTCGACAACGGCCTGTACAGCATCGAAGGCCAGCAGAAGTTTTTTGCGGCGAACCCGACCAACACCGTGGCGTTCAGCTGCGGCGCCAACGAGACAAAACAGGTCGGTGCGCTGATGGTGAAGGCGTCGTGGAAAGTGCTGGGCCCCAACGACAATCGGCAGGATTTTCACACCGTCGATGCGCTGGTCTATACCCCAGGAAACAGCGATCCGAGCCATGGACCGATCGTCGAGGAGTCGTGCGTGTCCGAGCCGGTCGGGTTGGTGGGGTTGCACATGGTCCATAAGACAACCAGCGCGGCACAGTGGGTCTGGTCAACCTTTGAGCATGTGAAAAACGTGCCAGAAAAAACCACGCCCGTTGCCCAGCGTACGGGCCCGTATCTGTTCTACAACGCGGCCAGCAAAAGCGACATCAACCAGCCTCCGCCACGGCCATGGAACCCGGCGGTCAAGGCTACCCCCTCGCAAATCGTGCGCGAAGTGCCGCTGACCGAAGCCACTAAAACCCTGAACGCGACCTATCAAGCCCTGTTGCGCACGGTCAACCCGCAGAGCGTCTGGGCGAACTATCAATTGATCAGTACCCAGTGGCCGTCGGCACCACAGCCGAACTGCCAGATATCAGCCGCCAACCCGCTGGGCAGTCCCGCCCCGTTGTTCCTGGCCAACGCCACGCTGGAAACCTACATCCAGGGCACCGTGCCCCAGGCGTCTTCCAGTTGCATGGCGTGTCATGGCAATGCGGCCACCCATGTCACCGAATCCCCGCGCACCAGCTTCGCGGATTTCACCTATTTGCTCGAACGCGCGCAGTCCACGGCTGGACAAGGAGTCAAGCATGAGCAGTGA
- the oscA gene encoding sulfur starvation response protein OscA, with amino-acid sequence MSASLRSVDGQDEATILREIQSALRDLRFGAVEITVHNAQVVQIERKEKFRLQQPSHKPS; translated from the coding sequence ATGAGCGCATCCCTACGTAGCGTTGACGGCCAGGACGAAGCAACCATCTTGCGCGAGATCCAGAGCGCATTGCGCGATCTGCGTTTTGGCGCGGTGGAAATCACTGTGCACAACGCGCAAGTGGTCCAGATCGAACGCAAGGAAAAATTCCGGTTGCAGCAGCCGAGCCATAAGCCGTCTTGA